In Acidobacteriota bacterium, one DNA window encodes the following:
- a CDS encoding response regulator has translation MKSMLIIDGSVTLARLFAEIFEQRGWTIATCGDRDCAMGRLAGSEPYDAVLLSYNVPGTDGVKLVRFIRSLEHRMMTAVVMVTGNGEVTDQAKAAGADEVLLKPVNPNALVWAVDKQVP, from the coding sequence ATGAAATCAATGTTGATAATAGACGGGTCAGTCACGCTTGCAAGATTGTTCGCGGAGATCTTCGAGCAACGCGGCTGGACTATCGCCACCTGCGGTGATCGAGACTGCGCGATGGGGCGACTGGCTGGAAGCGAGCCATATGACGCGGTTCTGCTCAGCTACAACGTGCCCGGAACAGACGGAGTAAAGCTCGTCAGATTTATCAGGTCGCTCGAGCACCGAATGATGACTGCTGTAGTGATGGTAACTGGCAACGGCGAGGTGACCGATCAGGCAAAAGCAGCGGGTGCCGACGAAGTTTTGCTCAAGCCTGTTAACCCAAATGCTTTAGTTTGGGCTGTCGACAAGCAGGTCCCGTAA
- a CDS encoding AraC family transcriptional regulator: MSIKEVSKRASGESLKGKNPPQLVVPESAIRNRRVQIVIDFMNTNLHRSIPLTELAGVANLSRSHLSYLFKCQTKLPPGEYLIRLKMETARQLLVTSLLSIKQIMAQVGYDHRSNFVRHFRRYFDLAPSEYRERAPNSHLAQTNRKIV; encoded by the coding sequence ATGAGTATAAAAGAAGTGAGCAAAAGAGCAAGTGGTGAATCGCTAAAAGGAAAGAACCCTCCCCAGCTTGTTGTCCCCGAAAGCGCGATCCGCAATCGAAGAGTCCAGATTGTGATCGACTTCATGAATACCAATCTTCATCGAAGTATTCCTTTAACCGAATTGGCCGGCGTAGCAAATCTTTCCCGGTCTCACCTTTCCTATCTTTTCAAGTGCCAAACCAAACTCCCGCCTGGGGAATATCTAATAAGACTCAAAATGGAAACAGCCCGTCAGCTTCTAGTAACCAGTCTACTGAGCATTAAGCAGATCATGGCGCAGGTAGGCTACGACCATAGGAGCAACTTTGTGCGCCACTTCAGAAGATACTTTGATCTCGCACCCTCCGAGTACAGAGAGCGCGCCCCCAACAGTCATCTCGCGCAAACGAATCGTAAGATCGTGTAG
- a CDS encoding PBP1A family penicillin-binding protein codes for MIDARFRGDVLVRTTGIYAAPRTIRVSQGMTLASLKSYLDGIGYVESTKEADSNRGRYLVKGNVIDVRTSAGAIINGSRQFPNLSVLFGASGKGVTKLTDIDTKRNLDSSLLEPELVTAISNEKQRQKQKLVSFKDLPKDYVNAVVAIEDRQFFEHSGINFRGIMRAVWRDASEGQLQEGGSSITQQLVKNFFLTPERTWKRKTQEMMIAVVLETKLDKEGIFQLYANEVYMGQSGSYSINGVGEAAAAYFNKDVVNLNLPESAFLAGIIRGPSLYSPYRDPERAKARRNQVLDSMVEAGLLLRDKAEQAKATDLKIQAKRSALNSGAPYFVDYLQQQLVGELPTRDLARQSYRVYTTIDMDLQRAADKAVNDTLASLDPIFAKRKKNPIPPGTLQAALVALNAKTGEILAMVGGRDYGQSQLNRAVDANRQPGSVFKPIVYATALNSPYDDMSEEKFTAGSMFMDAPETFLYGRGQTYSPENFGKTYSNREVSLREGLVHSLNVVTVRVAEKVGYSKIARMAEKLGLPRPQPFPALALGTAEATPLQIASAYTAFANGGQLADSRPIKRVTNSDGVGLTEMKSQTQQALRPEVSWLMTNIMQDVLNRGTAARARAMGFTEKAAAGKTGTSRDGWFAGYTPNIVCVVWVGFDDNSELGLEGAKSALPIWASFMKSALALRPELGGESFPAPPDGIVSAEIDPTTGLLATDQCLARRTEYFIEGTQPQESCEAHTGEHPELPAIPGFDWPEGQDIEDKAKKLLRDVEKGIDEAGREMKKQIKKATGKP; via the coding sequence ATGATCGACGCGCGTTTTCGCGGCGACGTGCTCGTCCGGACGACCGGAATCTATGCTGCGCCGCGCACGATCCGCGTTTCGCAAGGGATGACGCTCGCTTCATTGAAGAGTTACCTGGACGGCATCGGCTACGTTGAGTCGACCAAGGAAGCCGATTCCAACCGCGGCCGGTATCTAGTCAAAGGCAACGTCATCGACGTTCGCACAAGCGCCGGCGCAATCATCAACGGCTCACGCCAGTTTCCCAACCTCAGCGTTTTGTTTGGCGCCAGCGGCAAGGGCGTCACCAAACTCACCGACATCGACACAAAGCGCAATCTCGATAGCTCGCTTCTGGAGCCCGAACTGGTCACCGCGATCTCGAACGAGAAGCAGCGGCAGAAACAAAAACTCGTCTCGTTCAAGGACCTGCCAAAGGACTACGTCAACGCGGTGGTCGCGATAGAAGATCGCCAGTTCTTCGAACACTCGGGGATCAACTTTCGAGGCATCATGCGCGCGGTTTGGCGGGACGCTAGCGAAGGGCAGCTTCAAGAGGGCGGCTCGTCGATCACTCAGCAGTTGGTCAAGAACTTCTTCCTTACGCCCGAGCGCACCTGGAAGCGCAAGACGCAGGAAATGATGATCGCGGTTGTGCTCGAAACCAAGCTGGACAAGGAGGGAATCTTTCAACTCTACGCGAACGAAGTTTATATGGGGCAGTCGGGCAGCTATTCGATCAACGGCGTCGGCGAAGCGGCTGCAGCTTATTTCAATAAAGACGTGGTCAATCTCAACCTTCCTGAATCCGCGTTCCTGGCCGGAATTATCCGGGGACCCAGCCTCTACTCGCCTTATCGCGATCCGGAGCGCGCAAAGGCGCGGCGCAATCAGGTTTTGGACTCGATGGTCGAAGCCGGCTTGCTCTTGCGCGACAAGGCCGAGCAAGCGAAAGCCACCGATCTGAAGATTCAGGCCAAGCGCAGCGCGCTCAACAGCGGCGCGCCATACTTCGTCGATTACCTTCAGCAGCAGTTGGTGGGCGAACTTCCAACACGCGACCTCGCCCGGCAATCGTATCGCGTCTACACCACCATCGATATGGATCTTCAGCGAGCCGCGGACAAAGCGGTGAATGACACGCTGGCCTCGCTCGATCCGATCTTTGCCAAGCGTAAGAAAAACCCTATACCTCCCGGCACGCTGCAAGCCGCGCTGGTAGCTTTGAACGCGAAGACCGGCGAGATCCTGGCGATGGTCGGCGGGCGGGATTACGGTCAGAGCCAGCTCAATCGCGCGGTTGATGCGAATCGCCAGCCTGGCTCTGTGTTCAAGCCCATTGTTTACGCTACAGCGCTCAACAGCCCCTACGACGATATGTCGGAAGAGAAGTTCACTGCGGGGTCGATGTTCATGGACGCGCCGGAGACGTTTCTGTACGGCCGCGGTCAGACCTACTCGCCCGAGAACTTCGGCAAGACATACTCAAACCGCGAGGTCTCTCTCCGCGAGGGGCTGGTGCACTCGCTCAACGTCGTTACTGTACGCGTCGCCGAGAAGGTTGGTTATTCAAAGATCGCGCGCATGGCTGAGAAGCTTGGGCTGCCACGGCCTCAGCCCTTCCCTGCCCTGGCGCTTGGCACCGCCGAAGCGACGCCGTTGCAGATAGCTTCGGCCTACACGGCGTTCGCAAACGGCGGGCAGCTTGCGGACTCGCGCCCGATCAAGCGGGTGACTAACTCGGACGGTGTCGGTCTGACTGAAATGAAATCGCAAACGCAGCAGGCTCTCAGACCCGAGGTCAGTTGGCTGATGACCAACATCATGCAAGACGTGTTAAACCGGGGCACCGCTGCGCGCGCGCGAGCGATGGGCTTCACCGAAAAAGCTGCAGCCGGAAAGACCGGCACATCTCGCGACGGTTGGTTTGCCGGTTACACTCCAAACATAGTCTGCGTGGTATGGGTAGGCTTCGACGATAACTCGGAGCTTGGACTCGAGGGGGCGAAGTCGGCTTTGCCCATTTGGGCTTCGTTTATGAAATCGGCTCTTGCGTTGAGGCCCGAGCTTGGCGGCGAGAGTTTTCCGGCGCCCCCTGACGGTATAGTCAGCGCTGAGATCGATCCCACCACGGGGCTGCTCGCAACAGATCAATGCCTCGCACGGCGCACCGAGTACTTCATCGAAGGCACCCAACCGCAGGAGTCGTGCGAAGCGCACACCGGCGAGCATCCCGAGCTGCCTGCGATCCCGGGCTTCGACTGGCCCGAGGGGCAGGATATCGAGGACAAGGCAAAGAAGCTGTTGCGCGATGTAGAGAAAGGGATCGACGAAGCCGGCCGCGAGATGAAGAAGCAGATCAAGAAAGCAACCGGCAAGCCCTAA
- a CDS encoding Uma2 family endonuclease produces MSQTLVETPVSPSAQVFAVLRLAPAIEMTDDQFFALCQLNRDLRLERTAQGDIIVMPPTGFETGNRNTSITGQLYNWTKKDGAGVACDSSTGFKLPNGADRSPDAAWVLRERLVGFTPEQKQKFLPLCPDFVIELRSPTVINNRPIGASPHLSLCSSAASSLLVGVECNSP; encoded by the coding sequence ATGAGCCAAACGCTTGTCGAAACACCAGTCTCGCCGTCAGCTCAAGTCTTTGCCGTCCTACGATTGGCTCCCGCTATTGAGATGACAGATGATCAATTCTTCGCGCTTTGCCAGCTCAACCGCGACCTGCGCCTGGAGCGCACCGCGCAGGGCGACATCATCGTTATGCCCCCGACAGGATTTGAGACTGGTAATCGCAACACCTCGATCACCGGGCAACTCTACAACTGGACGAAGAAGGACGGCGCCGGTGTGGCGTGCGATTCCTCGACGGGATTCAAGTTGCCGAACGGAGCTGACCGCTCACCTGATGCGGCGTGGGTACTGCGCGAGCGGCTTGTCGGGTTCACGCCGGAACAGAAGCAGAAATTTTTGCCGCTGTGTCCTGATTTCGTAATTGAACTGCGCTCGCCCACCGTAATAAATAACCGCCCAATCGGTGCTTCACCACATTTGAGCTTGTGTTCTAGCGCGGCCTCTTCACTGCTGGTCGGTGTGGAATGTAACTCGCCGTAG
- a CDS encoding PIN domain-containing protein produces MSEQVVKLYLDVCCLQRPFDDQTQARIRLEAEAIKLILDRIEDGQFEWLTSEVVDYEISQNPDAERALKAKLLADHARKKVIVDTNETTRAGELERLGFTGFDALHLACAESGDADVFLTTDDKLMKRAARVSTKLDVRVANPLQWARENLIV; encoded by the coding sequence ATGAGCGAACAGGTGGTCAAACTCTACTTGGATGTGTGCTGTCTGCAGCGGCCGTTTGATGACCAAACCCAAGCGCGCATCCGGCTTGAAGCCGAAGCGATAAAGCTGATTCTCGACCGCATCGAGGATGGCCAATTCGAATGGCTCACCAGCGAAGTCGTTGATTATGAAATTTCTCAAAACCCAGACGCTGAACGCGCTCTCAAAGCAAAACTATTGGCCGATCATGCCAGGAAAAAAGTAATCGTTGACACCAACGAAACTACCCGCGCCGGCGAGCTCGAACGACTCGGTTTCACCGGTTTTGATGCTTTGCATCTGGCGTGCGCCGAAAGTGGAGACGCCGATGTCTTTCTAACCACAGACGACAAACTAATGAAACGCGCCGCTCGGGTCTCAACAAAGCTCGATGTGAGGGTCGCCAATCCGCTACAATGGGCGCGGGAGAATCTGATAGTATGA
- a CDS encoding class I SAM-dependent DNA methyltransferase → MPRVKDNNSRSSSNSAANLGFEAKLWQAADALRNNMDAAEYKHVVLGLIFLKYISDAFEAKHADLESQKAQGADAEDPDEYRAVSIFWVPKEARWSHLKASAPQPTIGTIVDDAMSAIERDNPSLKAVLPKDFARPGLDKQRLGQLINLVSDIALGSAADRAKDTLGRVYEYFLSQFASAEGKKGGQFYTPSSVVRVLVEMLAPYKGRVYDPCCGSGGMFVSSEKFIEAHGGKLGDISIYGQESNYTTWRLAMMNLAIRGIDAQIGHGDTFHNDRNPDLKADYVLANPPFNDSDWRGELLKDDKRWVYGKPPTANANFAWVQHFIHHLAPTGLAGFVLANGSMSSNQSGEGEIRKAIIEADLVDCMVALPGQLFYSTQIPVCLWFFARNKKNGRFRDRRGETLFIDARKMGSMVDRVHRELTDEDILKIAGAYHAWRGDKDAGEFADVSGFCMSAKLEEIRKHGHVLTPGRYVGTEAAEDDGEPFEEKMQRLSATLREQMAAAATLDAAIAANLKELGYDE, encoded by the coding sequence TTGCCGAGAGTGAAAGATAACAATTCGCGCTCTTCTAGCAATTCAGCCGCGAACCTCGGATTCGAAGCGAAGCTCTGGCAAGCCGCCGACGCGCTGCGCAACAACATGGACGCGGCCGAGTACAAACACGTCGTTCTCGGGCTGATCTTCCTCAAGTACATCTCCGACGCGTTCGAAGCAAAGCACGCCGACCTCGAATCGCAGAAGGCACAAGGCGCGGACGCTGAAGACCCCGACGAGTACCGCGCAGTCAGCATCTTTTGGGTGCCGAAGGAGGCTCGCTGGTCGCACCTCAAAGCAAGCGCTCCGCAGCCGACCATCGGTACGATAGTGGATGACGCGATGAGCGCGATCGAGCGCGATAACCCGTCGCTCAAGGCAGTGTTGCCCAAGGATTTCGCGCGGCCCGGTCTCGACAAGCAGCGGCTCGGTCAACTCATCAACCTCGTCAGCGACATCGCGCTCGGGAGCGCCGCCGATCGAGCTAAGGACACGCTAGGTCGCGTCTACGAATACTTCCTCTCGCAATTCGCCAGCGCCGAGGGCAAGAAGGGCGGTCAGTTCTACACGCCGTCGAGCGTGGTGCGCGTGCTGGTCGAAATGCTCGCTCCCTACAAGGGCCGCGTGTACGATCCCTGCTGCGGCTCGGGCGGCATGTTCGTGAGCAGCGAGAAGTTCATCGAAGCGCACGGCGGCAAGCTCGGCGACATTTCCATCTACGGTCAGGAGTCGAACTACACTACCTGGCGTCTGGCGATGATGAACCTCGCCATCCGCGGCATCGACGCGCAAATCGGTCACGGCGACACCTTCCACAACGACCGGAATCCCGACCTGAAAGCCGACTACGTTCTTGCCAACCCGCCCTTCAACGACAGCGACTGGCGCGGCGAGTTGCTCAAGGACGACAAGCGCTGGGTCTACGGAAAGCCGCCCACCGCCAATGCGAACTTCGCTTGGGTGCAACATTTCATTCACCACCTCGCACCCACCGGGCTCGCGGGCTTTGTGCTCGCCAACGGCTCGATGTCCTCCAACCAGTCGGGCGAGGGCGAGATCCGCAAGGCGATCATTGAAGCGGACCTCGTGGACTGCATGGTGGCGCTGCCGGGCCAGCTCTTCTATTCGACGCAGATCCCAGTGTGTCTGTGGTTCTTCGCGCGCAACAAGAAGAACGGGCGCTTCCGCGACCGTCGAGGCGAGACGCTCTTCATCGACGCGCGGAAGATGGGCTCGATGGTGGATCGCGTCCACAGAGAGCTGACCGATGAGGACATTTTGAAGATCGCCGGCGCGTACCACGCCTGGCGCGGCGACAAGGACGCAGGTGAGTTCGCCGACGTGTCCGGCTTCTGCATGTCAGCGAAGCTTGAGGAGATCCGCAAGCACGGCCACGTGCTCACCCCTGGACGCTACGTTGGCACCGAGGCCGCCGAGGACGATGGCGAACCGTTTGAGGAGAAGATGCAGCGGCTCTCCGCAACGCTGCGAGAGCAGATGGCAGCAGCCGCGACGCTGGACGCCGCGATCGCTGCCAACCTGAAGGAGCTTGGGTATGACGAATGA
- a CDS encoding restriction endonuclease subunit S, with the protein MTNDWESVALESLIEPGRGISYGIVQPGSPVSGGVPIVRVGDVRNGRIATSDPLRVAPAIEASYSRTRLSGGELLLTLVGTVGETAVVPESLKGWNTARAVAVIPVRKDVGAYWVQMALRAPGVRAIIDSRLNTTVQATLNLGDVAQLPIVLPPLREREAIAHILGTLDDKIELNRRMNETLEAMARTLFKSWFVDFDPVRAKAEGRDPCLPKPLADLFPDSFEDSELGEIPNGWEVGTLADVAALNPESWSKVTRPATINYVDLSNTKWGRIESVTTHTRQDAPSRAQRVLRSGDTVVGTVRPGNGSYAFVTEERLTGSTGFAVLRPQRHEYREYVYIAATTAENIEELAHLADGAAYPAVRPEVVAATVSIQPPDFVLTSFAKTAGPLLARIAASDRESRTLAALRDTLLPKLISGELRIKPRGRNP; encoded by the coding sequence ATGACGAATGATTGGGAGAGTGTCGCGCTCGAGAGCCTGATTGAGCCGGGTCGCGGGATCTCCTATGGCATCGTCCAACCAGGTTCGCCGGTGTCTGGTGGTGTACCCATTGTGCGTGTCGGTGATGTGCGAAATGGACGCATCGCGACGTCCGACCCATTGCGAGTTGCGCCTGCTATCGAGGCCTCGTATTCTCGCACTCGCCTTTCGGGTGGCGAGTTGCTCCTTACGCTCGTCGGAACCGTTGGCGAAACTGCGGTGGTTCCTGAGTCTCTGAAAGGATGGAACACTGCGCGTGCTGTCGCAGTGATCCCGGTGCGCAAGGACGTCGGTGCTTACTGGGTGCAGATGGCTCTCCGCGCGCCTGGAGTCCGAGCAATCATCGACTCACGCCTCAACACGACAGTTCAGGCCACGCTGAACCTAGGCGACGTTGCACAACTACCAATCGTTTTACCGCCTCTTCGAGAACGCGAGGCCATCGCCCACATCCTCGGTACGCTGGACGACAAGATCGAGCTGAACAGACGGATGAACGAGACGTTGGAGGCGATGGCGCGGACGCTCTTCAAGTCGTGGTTCGTGGACTTCGACCCGGTTCGCGCCAAGGCGGAAGGCCGCGACCCATGCCTCCCCAAGCCCCTCGCCGACCTCTTCCCCGATTCCTTCGAGGACTCGGAGCTGGGGGAAATTCCAAACGGGTGGGAGGTAGGGACGCTCGCCGACGTTGCTGCTCTGAATCCCGAGAGCTGGTCGAAAGTCACTCGTCCAGCCACCATCAATTACGTCGATCTGTCAAACACGAAGTGGGGGCGAATCGAATCAGTCACGACTCACACGCGACAGGACGCGCCGAGTCGTGCTCAGCGTGTGCTGAGATCGGGCGACACTGTAGTTGGCACTGTTCGTCCTGGAAACGGCTCGTACGCTTTTGTCACTGAGGAGAGGCTCACGGGTAGCACTGGCTTCGCGGTATTGCGACCGCAGCGACACGAGTATCGCGAGTACGTGTATATCGCTGCGACGACAGCGGAGAACATTGAAGAGCTGGCTCACCTTGCAGACGGGGCCGCTTACCCAGCCGTTCGGCCAGAAGTCGTTGCAGCTACTGTGAGCATACAGCCGCCGGATTTCGTCCTCACGAGCTTCGCGAAGACAGCAGGTCCGCTACTCGCAAGGATCGCGGCGAGCGACCGTGAATCCCGCACCCTCGCCGCCCTTCGCGACACGCTATTGCCCAAGCTCATCTCCGGCGAGTTGCGAATCAAACCTAGGGGTCGCAATCCATGA
- a CDS encoding AAA family ATPase has translation MKLYGNAQPKKGSLYVRSAYRNDPDFNISAFNRPDVPSESVRIARVIDNDQTVSQNYQRLVYDTMSSLYDPANDAKTVQALREELIGEVRASMQRVFGDLMLNSISDPLDSGAFFFEKGTAKSYHYKNLSGGEKAAFDLLLDLHVKKKFFPDAVYCIDEVETHLHTRLQGVLLKELIDILPEVSQLWVTTHSLGVLRRAQEMAASDPASVCVIDFDGVDPDVPRELVPSNLGRVSWEKLLSITLDDLSTRIAPATIVVCEGSSIGNRRKDFDAEIYNRILGTHCPDVLFISGGSSNQVLPAGVSVRAMLSRILPAAKIWSLADRDDKSDQEVAEREREFMITLSQRNLESFLFADDVIEALVAREGKLPELEDAHAIKREALSNSAARGNPPDDLKSAAGEIYTGLKKLLGLQRCGNNTDAFMRDTLAPLMTPTMPSYQELKATIIDRLL, from the coding sequence TTGAAGTTGTATGGAAATGCGCAGCCGAAGAAAGGGTCGCTGTATGTTCGTTCTGCTTATCGCAATGATCCCGACTTCAATATTTCGGCGTTCAATCGCCCTGACGTACCTTCTGAAAGCGTTCGTATTGCCCGTGTCATCGACAATGATCAGACTGTTTCGCAAAACTATCAACGCCTCGTGTACGACACAATGTCCAGTTTATACGACCCCGCCAACGACGCAAAAACCGTTCAAGCTCTGCGCGAAGAGCTTATTGGCGAGGTCCGCGCGTCCATGCAACGTGTCTTCGGAGACCTGATGTTGAACAGCATTTCAGACCCTCTGGATTCGGGAGCTTTCTTTTTTGAGAAGGGGACTGCGAAATCGTATCACTACAAGAATCTCTCCGGTGGTGAAAAGGCGGCTTTCGATCTTTTGCTCGACCTACATGTCAAGAAGAAGTTCTTCCCCGATGCCGTTTATTGCATAGACGAGGTTGAAACTCACCTTCACACGCGACTTCAGGGTGTACTCCTAAAGGAACTGATCGACATCCTGCCCGAGGTCTCTCAACTATGGGTTACTACGCATTCCCTTGGCGTGCTCCGGAGAGCTCAAGAAATGGCGGCGTCCGATCCTGCATCCGTATGTGTGATTGATTTTGATGGCGTGGATCCCGATGTACCGCGCGAGTTGGTTCCAAGTAATCTAGGCAGGGTGAGTTGGGAAAAACTATTGTCTATCACGCTCGATGACCTATCAACACGTATCGCGCCGGCGACTATCGTAGTTTGCGAGGGCTCCTCGATCGGTAATCGCCGCAAGGATTTCGACGCCGAGATATATAACCGCATCCTAGGGACTCATTGTCCGGATGTTCTTTTCATCTCTGGAGGGTCCTCAAATCAGGTCCTGCCCGCTGGGGTCTCCGTGCGCGCAATGTTAAGCCGAATCCTGCCAGCTGCAAAGATTTGGTCGCTCGCGGACCGTGATGACAAATCGGATCAGGAAGTAGCCGAGCGAGAACGCGAGTTTATGATCACACTGTCACAGCGTAACTTAGAGTCATTTCTCTTCGCAGACGACGTGATTGAGGCTCTCGTTGCTCGTGAGGGAAAGCTCCCAGAATTGGAAGATGCCCACGCGATCAAACGGGAGGCGCTATCAAACAGCGCCGCCCGAGGGAACCCTCCTGACGATTTGAAATCGGCCGCCGGCGAAATCTATACAGGTCTCAAGAAGCTTCTAGGACTTCAGCGATGCGGAAACAACACTGACGCATTTATGCGCGATACGCTCGCTCCATTGATGACGCCAACAATGCCGTCATACCAAGAACTCAAAGCAACCATTATCGATCGTTTGCTATGA